CGGCGCGGGCGGGAAGTTCCGCATGGGCCGCATGCTGTCCCTGCGCGCGGGGAAGGACCCGCTGGGCTCGTGGAAGGGCCCGGGCACGCCGCTGGAGGGCGCGGTGCCGCACAACAAGCTGCTCACCTCCATTGCCCAGGCCTTCGGCGTGAACGTGGACCGCTTCGGCCACGACGACTACGCGGGCACGCTCGACCTCACCTGACAGCCGCCCTGGCGGCCTGAAGGCCCTTGGAAAAGACAACGGGAGCGGACCTTTGGGGCCCGCTCCCGTTTTCATTTCAGCGAAGAGACGGTGGGGACTACCCGCCGAGCGCGCCGTTGATGAGGGGCGCGAGGATGCTCATGCCCGCGTCCTCGTTGTTGTAGTTGTTGGCCGGCTCGTAGATGCGGATGCGCTGGTTGTTGTTGATGAAGCGCGACAGGAAGACGTCCATGGGGACCATCTCGCTGTGGCAGGCCCAGGACTGCCACGGGCTGTCGATGTACTCGTACCAGTACTTCTTCTCCATCCGCTGGCAGGCGTGCGCGCCCACGAACGTGATGATGGTGCTGCAGTGGCTTTGGTTGATGGCGCGGTGGTGCGGGATGAAATAGCTGAAGTTGTTGTACTTGTTCAGCTCGTTCACGAACGCATCCTGGTCCTGCTTCCAGTACGCGTGGATGGACGCCTGGTCGTTGGGCGTCTTAAAGCGCTCATACGAATAGCGCGAGTAGTTGTAGTCCAGCGTGTAGCCCGTGTACGCGAGCTGGTCGTTCGGGAACTCCGTGGCCACCATCTTGTTGATGGAGCCCATGTCGTTGATGTTGAAGCTGGCCGGCAGCTGGCTGAACACCGAGTCCAGGTTCCACGACGAGCGGATCTGGTTGTGCAGCGGGCGCGACAGGGAGTTCGCGTTCGGCGCCATGAAGATGGGGCCGGAGTCGTTGATCATGTACCCCTTGGCCGGGTTGACGGCCTTGCGGATGAAGTAGTACCCGGCGGAGGTGGACGTGCCGCCCGCGCTGTAGCCCGTCACCAGCAGCTTCTGCACGTTGGGGAAGTTCTGCTTGGCGTAGTTCGCCGCGGCCAGCGTGTTGTTGTAGCCGTTGTGGTACCAGGTCAGCGGCGCCTGGCCGCCGGTGGTGTCCACGTACGTCTTGGCGTTGTTGCCGATGTGCACGTCGCCCGTGCAGTACGGCAGGTAGACGATGTTCCAGCCCTTGGTGACGATGTCCCGGCGGTCGCGGAAGGGCAGGCCCGGGTCCGCCCCGTTGACGATGGGGGACACGTACTTGGCCGTGAACTGCGTCATGTAGTCGTCGGCGATGCCGTTGGGGTTCGCCGCGCCCAGGATGCCCAGGCGGCCGCTACAGGAATCGTAGTCCCAGCACGCGCCACCGCCCTCCATCATGAACAGCAGGTTGGGCGAGTTCGTCTTGTGCACGAAGAACTTGTACTGCGAGCCGTTGCCACACTTCAGGCCGGGCAGCGTCACCTTCTGCCAGGGGTAGGTATTGCCGCCGTCCACCAGCACGTCGACGATGCCTTCCACCAGCACTTCGGCATGCGCGGCGCCCACGGGGGCGGAGAGGGCCAGAAGGCTCATCCAGAGAAAACTTCTCATGCGGCTTCCTCCAAAAGGGGGAGTAGTGAGTGGGGTTGCGGCCGGGGATGATACGTTTTTGTTTATCAGTCGTAAGCGGGGAAACTTCGCTTGCGGTGAAAATAGTGAATTCCATGTCGGGTGCAGCATTCCATCCGAAACGATTGGGATTGCCGTCGCGCGTCAGCTGGGATTTGAGAATTGACGCGTCAGGCTATGTTTTAAATGTATCAATTGCGCGCTGCGTCGCTGGCGGGTCCTGACACGGGTTGCGGCGGGTGCGGGGCGCGGGGTATGGCCTTGGCATGAGCACGCACGCGCGTTGGAAGCTGCCCCTGGGCACGGCGGGAGTCCTGGTCCTGGCGGTGGGGGCGTGGCTTGTCTTTGGCGGGCAGGCTCCGGAGGACGCCGCGCCGGCCCCGGCGCCCGCGCCCGTGACGCAGGCGCCCGCGCCGCCGCCCGTGTTCGCGTCCACGCCGGCGGTGCCCCGCGCGAAGGACGGCGGGCTGGACCTGGTGGGCGCGGCGACGGCCCAGGTGCAGGCGGCGCCGGACGAGGAGCCCGCCCCCTATCCGGTGGACCTGGAGGCGCTGCGCGCGAAGCTGCCGGGCAACCTGTACTTCGAACTGGACGCGCCCACGAAGGACCCGGAGGAGCTGCGCCGCCGTGAGGGCGTGAAGGCGAAGTGGAACGCGCTCTACGGCAAGGTGCTGTCCAACGAGGCCTCGGAGGAGGAGGTGCACCAGTACTACGAGCACCGCCGCCAGGTGTCCGAGGACGCCATCGCCTTCGCCACCACGATGCTGCAGGACTACGGCGACAAGCTGCCGTCGGAGCACCGGGGCCTGCTGGAGCTGAGCGTGAACATGCACCGCACGCGCCTGGCGGAGATTCCGCGCCAGGAGTCGGAGGCGCTGTCGCGCCGCGAGGCCCACGCCCAGCGGCAGAAGGAGTGGCGCGCGGGCGGCGGCCGTCAGCCCTGACTCAACGCGTCCGCGCCGGGGAAGGTGCGGATGAGCGGGGAGCGCACGGCGGAGGAGGCCACCCACAGCTGGTGGGAGGAGCGGGTGACGGCCACGTGCAGCCTGCGGCGGGCCTCGTCGTCCGCGGGGTAGGCGCGCGCGGTGACGTCCGGCAGGACGACGTAGTCGAACTCCAGGCCCTTCACGTTGTCCACGTCCGTCACGTCCACGCCGGGCTCGAAGGAGAAGTCGCCCTCCAGCACCAGCCGCGCCCAGGGCATCTCCCGGATGACGCGGTGGAAGGACTGGGCGGCCTCGCGGCTGCTGGCGATGACGCCCACCGACGCGTGCGGCTCACGCAGCACCAGGTCGCGCAGGGCGTCTCCCAGGAAGAGCCACGCCTGGGCCTCGTCGGGGAAGTGGTGGAAGCCCACGGGGGCGCCCTCGCGGCCAGCCTTCGCGGCGGTGGCGGGGGACTGGGTGCCCAGGACGTGCTGCGCCAGCTCCACCACCGGGCGCGGGCAGCGGTAGGACACCTGGAGCCGGCAGGTGGCGGCGTCGCGGATGCCCAGCTCGTCCAGGGCGGCGTCCCAGCCGGCGAAGCCCGCCGTCGTCTGTTGCACCTCGTCCCCGGCGAGCGTGCAGCTGCGGCTGTCTCCGAGCAGCTGGCTGACGACGAAGAGCTCGAAGAGGGAGAAGTCCTCCGCCTCGTCCAGCACCACGTGGGCGAGCCGCTCCGCGCCCAGGGCGCCCCGCTGCGCCTTGAGGAACATGAGGACGGGCAGGTCGTCCGCGTCCACGGTGCCCGCGAGCGCGTCCGGCGTGTCCGCTTCAATCGCGCGCCCGTCCACGGTGACGAGCCGGTCCTCGTCGAAGCCCTTGTACTGGCGCGACAGCGGCGTGGCGGTCTGCTGCCGGGTGTGCTCCATCACCTCCGCCACCACGGTGCGCGGCAGCTCTCCCTTCGCGTCCGCCACCACGGCCTCCAGGAAGGCGCGGTCCATGTACGCGTCCGCCAGCTTGATGCGCAGCCGGTCCAGCGTGGGGGGCAGCGCCTTGCCCTTGAACACGGGCACGCGGCCGGCCAGCGCGCGGCGCAGGGCGGGGTGGCGCTTGAAGCGCGAGACGAGCGCGGGCGTGTCCGGGGACAGCTTGATGCCCGGCACGCTGAAGGCGCTTCTCGCGGTGGCCAGCGACCAGGCCTCCAGCGTCTCCACGGACACCTTGCCCAGGCCCAGCGGCGCGAGCAGCCGGCGCGTGAGCCGGGCCAGGCCCTCCTCCGGGACGACGACCTTGGTGCGCGCCTGCGGGAATGTCTTCGCGTCGTCGAAGACGACCTTGGCCAGCCGGTGCAGCGCCACCGTCGTCTTGCCGCTGCCCGCGCTGCCCAGCACCAGCAGCGGCTGCTCCGGGCCGGTGCTGACGGCGGCGTACTGCTCCGCGTCCAGGAGCGCCGTCACGCCGAAGGCGTCCTCCACGTGGGTTTCGCCCCGGCCCACGCCCAGGAAGCCCGGCCGCGCGGCGGTGCCGCTGCCGCCCGCGAGCACGGAGGCCGCGTCACGGCCGCGCGAGTGCCAGCGGCCGTGTGAGTCGCGCTGGAGCAGGTAGGGGCCGGTGCTGATGCGGGTGAGGACGCCCTTCTCGATGATGACCAGCCGGCGCGCCTCCACTTCGCCTTCGGAGAGCCGGTCGCCGAAGTACTCCTCGAACGCGTCGCCCTCCTCGTAGTTGTAGAAGACGCGGGCGACGGGGGCGAACCTCCAGTCGATGACGCGCACGCCAGCGGAGAGGTTGGCGAAGCTGGTGCGGCCGAGCAGGTAGTCGCGCGCGCCCGTGGGCCCGGACAGGCGCAGGTGCGCGAAGTAGGGGGCGTGCGCGTCCGGCAGCGGGACGGCCTCCTGCCGCTCCAGCATGGAGCGCACCTCGTTCATCTGGGTGAAGACGTGCGGCAGGTCCGCGGCGTGCGCCGTGGTGGCGTCATCGCGCAGCACCGCCAGCTGGGCCATCAGCCCCTGCGTGTCCAGCGTGCGTTCCGCGGCCTGACGGCGCGCCTCCGCCAGCGCCTGCTGGACGCGTGACAGCAGGGCCTCTTCCTCGGCGATGAGCGCGAGCGCCTCGGGCGACAGCTCCTGCTCCTGGCCGGCCATGATGTCTTTCCTTTCCGCCCGTGGGCGTGCGTGGAGCGGGCAAGGTGAACGCTGGCCACCGCCGGGTCAACCCGTTGGATTTTCGGGCCGACTTGCTAGATTGAGGATCGCGGTGGAGGCGCCCGTCCCTTTCTCCCGGGTCCTCCCGCACACGCGCTTCCCATCCACCCCGCCAGGTTGCCTCCCCGTGGGGTGGGGTGGATGTCCGCGACTGATCGCAGAGGGGGGTTGTCTGTCGAATGGCGGCGCGCGCTGGCGGCGGGTGGCTTCTAACGGCAGTCGCGGCTTGCTTCCGTCCGCATCCATCCCGAACACGGAGGATGCACCGGATGACCTCGATGAATGCGCCGTTCCGCTGGACGCTGTCACTCGCAGCCGCGCTGGGAATCGCCACGTCGGCGGCGGCGCAGGAGCCGGAGCCACAAACGGAGACGGAGACGTCCACGTCGCCCGCGACCACCACGATGAGCTCGGAGGAGATGCAGAAGTCGGGGGGCCACCACCCCGAGGGGCGCGTCGGGCCGCAGTTCGCGGTGAGCGGCAACGTGGGCTTCGGCCTGGGCTACGTCTACACGAACGGTCAGGCCCCGGGCGGCGGCCTGGAGGACCTGAAGATCACCCAGTCCGCGAAGATCTCCTTCCCCATCATCGCGGAGTTGGGCTTCCGGGTGACGCCGCGGTTCTACCTGGGCGTGTGGGGCAGCTGGGAGCCGGTGCTGACCAAGACGAACGACCTGTCGTGCCCGGAGGGCTTCGACTGCAGCACCTACCAGTGGCGCGTGGGGCCGGAGGTCCGCTACCACATCCGGCCGGGCTCGAGCTTTGATCCGTGGATTGGCCTGGGCGTGGGCCTGGAGATCCTCAAGAGCCACGTGGAGGGGGATACGCAGCTGCAGGTCGCGCCGAACGTGTTCGTCCCCACGCACGTGGACACGCACGTCACGGACCGGGGGCCCACCATCGCGCGCCTCACGCTGGGGGGCGACGTGCGGGTGTCACGGTCCCTGGCGGTGGGGCCCATCATCACCGCGTCCGTGGGTCAGTACACGGTGCGCACCGGGACGCAGACGCTGGACATCACCGGCGTGGGCACCCGCGACCAGGGGCTCACGCCCGTGGATGACGGCTTCCACGCGCTGTTCACCGTGGGCATCCGTCTGGCGTTCCTGCCCCTGTAGCACCGCGTGACGGTGGAAAGCGCGAGACGCCCCCTTGGAACCTGGGGGCCGGGTGAGGTGTCTTGGGGCTCGGCTCCCCACCTCCCCCGGAGGGTGCATGTCGTCTCGCAAGGTGTTCGTCGTGGTGGCCGGGCTGGCGCTCCTGCTGGCCGGCGTCTTCGTCTGGATGCGCGCCTCCGCGCCTGCCGCGGCGGTGCGCGCTGAAGCGGTG
This DNA window, taken from Corallococcus coralloides DSM 2259, encodes the following:
- a CDS encoding pectinacetylesterase family protein; its protein translation is MSLLALSAPVGAAHAEVLVEGIVDVLVDGGNTYPWQKVTLPGLKCGNGSQYKFFVHKTNSPNLLFMMEGGGACWDYDSCSGRLGILGAANPNGIADDYMTQFTAKYVSPIVNGADPGLPFRDRRDIVTKGWNIVYLPYCTGDVHIGNNAKTYVDTTGGQAPLTWYHNGYNNTLAAANYAKQNFPNVQKLLVTGYSAGGTSTSAGYYFIRKAVNPAKGYMINDSGPIFMAPNANSLSRPLHNQIRSSWNLDSVFSQLPASFNINDMGSINKMVATEFPNDQLAYTGYTLDYNYSRYSYERFKTPNDQASIHAYWKQDQDAFVNELNKYNNFSYFIPHHRAINQSHCSTIITFVGAHACQRMEKKYWYEYIDSPWQSWACHSEMVPMDVFLSRFINNNQRIRIYEPANNYNNEDAGMSILAPLINGALGG
- a CDS encoding ATP-binding domain-containing protein translates to MAGQEQELSPEALALIAEEEALLSRVQQALAEARRQAAERTLDTQGLMAQLAVLRDDATTAHAADLPHVFTQMNEVRSMLERQEAVPLPDAHAPYFAHLRLSGPTGARDYLLGRTSFANLSAGVRVIDWRFAPVARVFYNYEEGDAFEEYFGDRLSEGEVEARRLVIIEKGVLTRISTGPYLLQRDSHGRWHSRGRDAASVLAGGSGTAARPGFLGVGRGETHVEDAFGVTALLDAEQYAAVSTGPEQPLLVLGSAGSGKTTVALHRLAKVVFDDAKTFPQARTKVVVPEEGLARLTRRLLAPLGLGKVSVETLEAWSLATARSAFSVPGIKLSPDTPALVSRFKRHPALRRALAGRVPVFKGKALPPTLDRLRIKLADAYMDRAFLEAVVADAKGELPRTVVAEVMEHTRQQTATPLSRQYKGFDEDRLVTVDGRAIEADTPDALAGTVDADDLPVLMFLKAQRGALGAERLAHVVLDEAEDFSLFELFVVSQLLGDSRSCTLAGDEVQQTTAGFAGWDAALDELGIRDAATCRLQVSYRCPRPVVELAQHVLGTQSPATAAKAGREGAPVGFHHFPDEAQAWLFLGDALRDLVLREPHASVGVIASSREAAQSFHRVIREMPWARLVLEGDFSFEPGVDVTDVDNVKGLEFDYVVLPDVTARAYPADDEARRRLHVAVTRSSHQLWVASSAVRSPLIRTFPGADALSQG